Proteins encoded within one genomic window of Solenopsis invicta isolate M01_SB chromosome 10, UNIL_Sinv_3.0, whole genome shotgun sequence:
- the LOC105197847 gene encoding trafficking protein particle complex subunit 13 isoform X2: MEVKAKSEHLLALKVMRLTRPTLASPMVVTCDSTDLPGNTLNNELKTDCTALQGMEALAIGQFMVLPQSFGNIYLGEIFSSYLCVHNGSNQVVKNVTVKADLQTSTQVIPLSSNKLNGKELAPDSTVDEVIHHEVKEIGTHIKYFKFQVVKPLDVKTKFYNAESDEVYLEAQIQNLTAGPICLEKVALESSHLFSVTTLNTNNEGNSIYGNINLLDTGCSRQYLYCLKPQSSLLKDPKMMQNATNIGKLDIVWRSNLGERGRLQTSQLQRMAPEYGDLRVIIKDIPLKAYLEEPVNCTCHIINTSERSMELLLSLESNNTIAWCGMSDTTIGTLKPGASMDISLCFLTLDTGIITISGLKLIDTFLKRVYDYDDLAQIFVNQLD, encoded by the exons ATGGAAGTCAAAGCGAAGAGTGAACATTTGTTGGCCTTGAAAG TAATGAGATTGACACGGCCCACTCTGGCAAGTCCTATGGTTGTTACATGTGATTCCACAGATTTGCCAGGCAATACGTTAAACAATGAACTTAAAACCGATTGCACTGCATTGCAAGGCATGGAGGCACTTGCAATAGGTCAATTTATGGTATTGCCTCAAAGCTTTGG aaatatatatttaggaGAAATATTCTCCAGTTACCTATGTGTTCATAATGGCAGTAATCAAGTAGTAAAAAATGTTACTGTGAAA GCAGATTTACAAACAAGTACTCAAGTAATTCCACTCTCTAGTAATAAACTAAATGGGAAAGAATTAGCACCTGACAGTACAGTGGATGAAGTTATTCACCATGAGGTTAAGGAAATAGGTACCCATAT AAAGTACTTCAAGTTTCAGGTGGTTAAACCACTGGATgtaaagacaaaattttataatgcagag tcAGATGAAGTATATCTCGAAGCACAAATACAGAATCTAACAGCTGGACCAATTTGTTTAGAAAAGGTAGCCCTTGAATCATCCCATTTATTTAGTG TGACTACATTAAATACAAACAATGAGGGAAACTCTATCTatggaaatataaatttattagatacAGGCTGTAGTAGACAGTATTTGTACTGTTTAAAGCCACAGTCAAGTTTGTTAAAAGATCCGAAAATGATGCAAAATGCAACAAATATTGGCAAATTGGATATTGTGTGGAGAAGCAATTTAGGAGAGAGAGGAAGGTTACAAACGAGTCAGTTGCAGAGAATG GCACCTGAGTATGGAGATCTGAGGGTTATTATAAAGGATATTCCTTTGAAAGCTTATCTTGAAGAACCAGTTAATTGCACATGccatataataaatacatc AGAAAGAAGTATGGAATTATTATTGAGCTTAGAATCGAATAATACCATAGCTTGGTGTGGGATGTCCGACACTACAATTGGCACTTTAAAACCTGGAGCTTCCATGGATATATCTCTTTGCTTTCTTACACTTGACACGGGCATAATC ACCATTTCCGGCTTAAAACTTATagacacatttttaaaaagagtCTATGACTATGATGATTTAGCACAAATTTTCGTTAATCAAttggattga
- the LOC105197850 gene encoding histone-lysine N-methyltransferase, H3 lysine-79 specific isoform X3, protein MSTRRPRRRDTRYNVRTINEQLSNLVVDEEPGGDERVGEDSQDESTTGSTSASRLNSVVPDEDTLPSSLDGHESPTPPELASTFSVDSDSSNSSMDIPLLPRKERMKRKAEVLSRSGKIGVTITSSPSSGGGSPPPSKVPRLLPLKNTPTNPSYHSHKANGQNQRRPSSSSVKSTPEEPLPAMPTTPAPAIQDKKRPEADVPHGPPPSLPRAPPAPLSPQIDTPLEQVATKKKQLSEQKQDKSNGAVAPDKANGHKSPSPTDSYTNNNRLPTVVNGHHSPNNNNNNNNNNNSNINNNNNNNSSVKQTEIPKSEICPLTNPGTDYWHARNPVADQVFITDVTVNLKTVTIRECKTEKGFFRERDPKETL, encoded by the exons ATGTCCACCAGAAGGCCGAGGCGAAGGGATACTCGATACAACGTAAGGACAATCAAT GAACAATTGTCTAATCTTGTTGTGGATGAGGAGCCTGGCGGAGACGAAAGGGTAGGCGAAGATAGTCAGGATGAATCGACGACGGGCAGCACTTCAGCGTCTCGTTTAAATTCAGTAGTTCCTGACGAGGATACCCTCCCAAGTTCCTTGGACGGTCATGAATCTCCGACACCGCCAGAGTTGGCATCGACCTTTAGTGTCGATTCTGACAGTTCAAATAGCAGTATGGACATCCCTCTATTACCTAGAAAAGAACGTATGAAAAGGAAGGCGGAGGTCCTTAGCCGATCTGGCAAGATAGGTGTGACAATTACGAGCAGTCCCAGTAGTGGCGGTGGTAGCCCGCCTCCGAGCAAAGTTCCTCGGTTATTGCCTTTGAAAAACACCCCCACAAATCCGTCTTATCAC AGTCACAAGGCTAACGGTCAAAATCAAAGGAGGCCGTCATCTTCCAGCGTGAAGTCGACACCGGAGGAACCTCTGCCGGCAATGCCGACGACGCCGGCGCCGGCAATACAAGACAAGAAGCGTCCCGAGGCTGATGTACCTCATGGTCCACCGCCCTCTCTTCCGCGTGCACCGCCGGCACCGTTGTCTCCTCAAATAGATACGCCTTTGGAGCAAGTCGCGACGAAGAAGAAACAATTGTCGGAACAGAAGCAGGACAAATCGAACGGTGCAGTCGCTCCTGACAAAGCAAACGGTCATAAATCACCCAGCCCCACAGATTCTTACACTAATAACAATAGGTTACCCACTGTCGTGAACGGACACCACAGCCCtaacaacaataataacaacaacaacaataacaatagtaacatcaacaataataacaacaataattCGAGCGTCAAGCAGACTGAAATTCCGAAGTCAGAGATTTGTCCACTCACGAATCCCGGCACGGATTATTGGCACGCGAGGAACCCCGTAGCGGATCAAGTGTTTATCACAGACGTTACCGTTAATCTGAAAACAGTTACCATCAGGGAATGCAAGACTGAAAAGGGTTTCTTTCGAGAGAGGGATCCTAAAGAAACTCTTTGA
- the LOC105197848 gene encoding erlin-1: protein MFDQRIIAICFLVCFAIVFNFSLHRIEEGHVGVYFRGGALLPQVSNPGFHMMIPFLTTYRSVQITLQTDEVKNVPCGTSGGVMIYFDRIEVVNILNANSVYNMVKNFTADYDRTLIFNKIHHELNQFCSVHTLHEVYIDLFDQIDENLKTALQRDLNELAPGLNIQAVRVTKPKIPETIRKNYELMEGEKTKLLISTQHQKVVEKDAETDRKKAIIEAEKEAQVAKIQYNQKIMEKESLQQMAGIEDEMHLARQKSRSDAEFYQMKMQAEANTLLLSKEFLELKKYEALAHNTKIYYGQDIPRVFMYDNCLNDGNCKSSSIEPKKG from the exons ATGTTTGACCAAAGAATCATAGCAATCTGTTTCCTCGTGTGCTTCGCAATAGTATTTAACTTTTCACTTCATCGCATTGAGGAAGGTCATGTAGGAGTATACTTTCGA GGTGGCGCACTGTTGCCCCAAGTGAGTAATCCAGGATTTCACATGATGATACCATTTCTGACCACATATCGTTCAGTTCAAATAACACTACAAACGGATGAAGTAAAGAATGTACCATGTGGAACCAGTGGTGGTGTTATGATTTACTTTGATCGTATAGAAGTTGTAAATATATTGAATGCAAACAGCG TTTACAACATGGTGAAAAACTTCACAGCTGATTATGATcgcactttaatttttaataagatacaTCACGAGTTAAACCAATTTTGTTCTGTACATACACTACACGAAGTATACATTGATTTATTTGATCAAATTGATGAGAATCTGAAAACTGCACTTCAAAGAGATTTAAATGAATTGGCGCCTGGTCTCAACATACAAGCTGTAAGAGTAACAAAGCCAAAAATTCCCGAAACAATCAGGAAGAACTATGAATTAAT GGAAGGAGAAAAAACAAAGCTGTTAATATCCACACAACATCAAAAAGTAGTGGAGAAAGATGCTGAGACTGATCGCAAGAAGGCTATCATTGAGGCTGAGAAAGAAGCGCAGGTTGCAAAAATTCAGTATAATCAAAAGATCATGGAGAAAGAATCCCTACAACAAATGGCTGGGATAGAGGACGAGATGCATTTAGCAAGACAAAAGAGCCGTTCAGATGCCGAATTTTATCAGATGAAAATGCAAGCTGAAGCGAACACCCTGCTTTTGTCCAAGGAATTTTTGgaacttaaaaaatatgagGCATTAGCACACAATACCAAGATATATTACGGGCAAGACATTCCAAGAGTATTTATGTATGACAATTGCTTGAACGATGGCAATTGCAAGTCCAGTAGCATTGAACCAAAGAAAGGATGA
- the LOC105197850 gene encoding polycomb group protein Pc isoform X1 — translation MELGDRVYAAERITKKREKRGKVEYFVKWKGWSKKYNTWEPEENILDIRLIELYEESQKGGEVMSTRRPRRRDTRYNVRTINEQLSNLVVDEEPGGDERVGEDSQDESTTGSTSASRLNSVVPDEDTLPSSLDGHESPTPPELASTFSVDSDSSNSSMDIPLLPRKERMKRKAEVLSRSGKIGVTITSSPSSGGGSPPPSKVPRLLPLKNTPTNPSYHSHKANGQNQRRPSSSSVKSTPEEPLPAMPTTPAPAIQDKKRPEADVPHGPPPSLPRAPPAPLSPQIDTPLEQVATKKKQLSEQKQDKSNGAVAPDKANGHKSPSPTDSYTNNNRLPTVVNGHHSPNNNNNNNNNNNSNINNNNNNNSSVKQTEIPKSEICPLTNPGTDYWHARNPVADQVFITDVTVNLKTVTIRECKTEKGFFRERDPKETL, via the exons gggAAGGTTGAATACTTTGTAAAATGGAAAGGCTGGAGCAAAAA ATACAACACATGGGAGCCAGAAGAAAATATCTTGGACATCAGATTAATCGAACTGTACGAGGAGAGTCAAAAAGGCGGAGAAGTGATGTCCACCAGAAGGCCGAGGCGAAGGGATACTCGATACAACGTAAGGACAATCAAT GAACAATTGTCTAATCTTGTTGTGGATGAGGAGCCTGGCGGAGACGAAAGGGTAGGCGAAGATAGTCAGGATGAATCGACGACGGGCAGCACTTCAGCGTCTCGTTTAAATTCAGTAGTTCCTGACGAGGATACCCTCCCAAGTTCCTTGGACGGTCATGAATCTCCGACACCGCCAGAGTTGGCATCGACCTTTAGTGTCGATTCTGACAGTTCAAATAGCAGTATGGACATCCCTCTATTACCTAGAAAAGAACGTATGAAAAGGAAGGCGGAGGTCCTTAGCCGATCTGGCAAGATAGGTGTGACAATTACGAGCAGTCCCAGTAGTGGCGGTGGTAGCCCGCCTCCGAGCAAAGTTCCTCGGTTATTGCCTTTGAAAAACACCCCCACAAATCCGTCTTATCAC AGTCACAAGGCTAACGGTCAAAATCAAAGGAGGCCGTCATCTTCCAGCGTGAAGTCGACACCGGAGGAACCTCTGCCGGCAATGCCGACGACGCCGGCGCCGGCAATACAAGACAAGAAGCGTCCCGAGGCTGATGTACCTCATGGTCCACCGCCCTCTCTTCCGCGTGCACCGCCGGCACCGTTGTCTCCTCAAATAGATACGCCTTTGGAGCAAGTCGCGACGAAGAAGAAACAATTGTCGGAACAGAAGCAGGACAAATCGAACGGTGCAGTCGCTCCTGACAAAGCAAACGGTCATAAATCACCCAGCCCCACAGATTCTTACACTAATAACAATAGGTTACCCACTGTCGTGAACGGACACCACAGCCCtaacaacaataataacaacaacaacaataacaatagtaacatcaacaataataacaacaataattCGAGCGTCAAGCAGACTGAAATTCCGAAGTCAGAGATTTGTCCACTCACGAATCCCGGCACGGATTATTGGCACGCGAGGAACCCCGTAGCGGATCAAGTGTTTATCACAGACGTTACCGTTAATCTGAAAACAGTTACCATCAGGGAATGCAAGACTGAAAAGGGTTTCTTTCGAGAGAGGGATCCTAAAGAAACTCTTTGA
- the LOC105197850 gene encoding polycomb group protein Pc isoform X2 has product MELGDRVYAAERITKKREKRGKVEYFVKWKGWSKKYNTWEPEENILDIRLIELYEESQKGGEVMSTRRPRRRDTRYNEQLSNLVVDEEPGGDERVGEDSQDESTTGSTSASRLNSVVPDEDTLPSSLDGHESPTPPELASTFSVDSDSSNSSMDIPLLPRKERMKRKAEVLSRSGKIGVTITSSPSSGGGSPPPSKVPRLLPLKNTPTNPSYHSHKANGQNQRRPSSSSVKSTPEEPLPAMPTTPAPAIQDKKRPEADVPHGPPPSLPRAPPAPLSPQIDTPLEQVATKKKQLSEQKQDKSNGAVAPDKANGHKSPSPTDSYTNNNRLPTVVNGHHSPNNNNNNNNNNNSNINNNNNNNSSVKQTEIPKSEICPLTNPGTDYWHARNPVADQVFITDVTVNLKTVTIRECKTEKGFFRERDPKETL; this is encoded by the exons gggAAGGTTGAATACTTTGTAAAATGGAAAGGCTGGAGCAAAAA ATACAACACATGGGAGCCAGAAGAAAATATCTTGGACATCAGATTAATCGAACTGTACGAGGAGAGTCAAAAAGGCGGAGAAGTGATGTCCACCAGAAGGCCGAGGCGAAGGGATACTCGATACAAC GAACAATTGTCTAATCTTGTTGTGGATGAGGAGCCTGGCGGAGACGAAAGGGTAGGCGAAGATAGTCAGGATGAATCGACGACGGGCAGCACTTCAGCGTCTCGTTTAAATTCAGTAGTTCCTGACGAGGATACCCTCCCAAGTTCCTTGGACGGTCATGAATCTCCGACACCGCCAGAGTTGGCATCGACCTTTAGTGTCGATTCTGACAGTTCAAATAGCAGTATGGACATCCCTCTATTACCTAGAAAAGAACGTATGAAAAGGAAGGCGGAGGTCCTTAGCCGATCTGGCAAGATAGGTGTGACAATTACGAGCAGTCCCAGTAGTGGCGGTGGTAGCCCGCCTCCGAGCAAAGTTCCTCGGTTATTGCCTTTGAAAAACACCCCCACAAATCCGTCTTATCAC AGTCACAAGGCTAACGGTCAAAATCAAAGGAGGCCGTCATCTTCCAGCGTGAAGTCGACACCGGAGGAACCTCTGCCGGCAATGCCGACGACGCCGGCGCCGGCAATACAAGACAAGAAGCGTCCCGAGGCTGATGTACCTCATGGTCCACCGCCCTCTCTTCCGCGTGCACCGCCGGCACCGTTGTCTCCTCAAATAGATACGCCTTTGGAGCAAGTCGCGACGAAGAAGAAACAATTGTCGGAACAGAAGCAGGACAAATCGAACGGTGCAGTCGCTCCTGACAAAGCAAACGGTCATAAATCACCCAGCCCCACAGATTCTTACACTAATAACAATAGGTTACCCACTGTCGTGAACGGACACCACAGCCCtaacaacaataataacaacaacaacaataacaatagtaacatcaacaataataacaacaataattCGAGCGTCAAGCAGACTGAAATTCCGAAGTCAGAGATTTGTCCACTCACGAATCCCGGCACGGATTATTGGCACGCGAGGAACCCCGTAGCGGATCAAGTGTTTATCACAGACGTTACCGTTAATCTGAAAACAGTTACCATCAGGGAATGCAAGACTGAAAAGGGTTTCTTTCGAGAGAGGGATCCTAAAGAAACTCTTTGA
- the LOC105197845 gene encoding SET domain-containing protein SmydA-8 has translation MTPTAKYKVAHSNKLGRYLVTAKNIAPGEVIIREEPIAVGPMMYKKDCFCFACMRTLPKIGKGRQYVCSRCNFAPLCSVACEVRTNHHTNEECQIFKDNRDLLTESGIDVARILLALRLWLIKHKNPAVWEKIDRMEAHLDKRIGTPVWNDREVNVVNVIRRLRIPAEIEPPSAELMQKLCGILDVNAFELRSPGALDGFLLRGLYIEVTLMAHDCRGNTHVTVDDKFQLTVYASVAIKQDETIFFNYTSSLLGTADRKDYLREGKYFECECSLCADPYELQSHLSSVLCPRCKKGFVGMQDTSIVDPYERSRWQCQMCKKTYGGRLIRATLNICRTLIDECEDVDIKRIDGLLKRLSRSLHTNHFLMLSLKQKLLTACQNEITSPNPQKKIVEKMLDACKDVYNVLEIVEPGISRLKGIMLYKMHLPVLILAHRSYSAREISSTQLACQLEEARDLLKKSLTMLLLEPPITPEGKLAKRALEELRTLNQNISDIKSLPLEEPKVRTAREHRKS, from the exons ATGACGCCCACTGCGAAGTACAAGGTTGCACATTCGAATAAGCTTGGAAG GTATCTAGTGACAGCTAAAAACATAGCGCCAGGAGAAGTTATAATTCGAGAGGAACCGATCGCGGTTGGTCCGATGATGTACAAGAAGGATTGTTTTTGTTTTGCCTGTATGCGCACATTACCGAAAATTGGTAAAGGAAGACAGTACGTTTGCTCCAGATGTAACTTTGCTCCGCTGTGTAGTGTAGCATGTGAG GTACGAACAAATCATCACACGAATGAAGAATGTCAAATATTTAAGGATAATCGAGATCTACTGACAGAAAGCGGAATTGATGTGGCAAGAATTTTACTGGCCCTGAGGCTATGGCTAATAAAACACAAGAATCCAGCTGTGTGGGAGAAAATAGATCGTATGGAGGCTCATTTGGATAAAAGAATTGGCACACCCGTTTGGAACGACAGAGAAGTCAATGTTGTAAAT GTAATCCGAAGGCTTCGTATACCCGCTGAGATTGAGCCGCCAAGCGCAGAATTAATGCAGAAATTGTGCGGAATTTTGGATGTGAATGCCTTTGAATTGCGATCACCTGGCGCTCTTGACGGTTTTCTTCTGCGAGGTTTATACATCGAGGTGACTTTGATGGCTCATGACTGTAGAGGCAACACTCACGTCACTGTGGATGACAAATTCCAGTTGACTGTTTATGCGAGTGTAGCTATCAAACAGGACGAAACTATCTTTTTCAATTATACCTCGTCGCTGCTG GGTACAGCTGATAGAAAAGATTACCTTCGGGAAGGAAAGTATTTCGAATGCGAATGCTCTCTATGTGCAGACCCGTACGAATTGCAATCACATTTGAGTAGTGTGCTATGCCCTCGTTGTAAAAAAGGATTTGTAGGTATGCAAGATACTTCCATCGTCGATCCATACGAACGGAGTCGATGGCAATGCCAGATGTGCAAGAAGACCTACGGCGGTCGTCTTATTAGAGCTACATTGAACATATGCAGAACACTCATCGACGAATGCGAGGATGTTGATATAAAA AGGATAGACGGCTTGCTTAAGCGATTATCTCGATCGCTGCATACCAACCATTTCTTAATGTTATCtttaaaacagaaattattGACGGCTTGTCAAAATGAAATAACATCTCCTAATCCTCAAAAAAAGATTGTAGAAAAGATGTTGGATGCGTGTAAAGACGTCTACAATGTTTTAGAAATAGTAGAACCGGGTATATCACGTTTAAAAG gcataatgttatataaaatgcatttgcCTGTATTAATATTGGCACATCGATCTTATTCCGCGCGTGAGATTTCTTCAACGCAGTTGGCCTGTCAACTGGAAGAAGCCAGAGATCTTCTAAAGAAATCTCTGACTATGCTTCTTTTGGAACCGCCAATTACGCCAGAAGGAAAATTGGCTAAGAGAGCACTGGAAGAATTACGAACACTAAATCAGAATATAAGTGACATTAAATCATTGCCGCTGGAAGAGCCCAAAGTGCGTACAGCGAGAGAACATCGTAAGAGTTAA
- the LOC105197847 gene encoding trafficking protein particle complex subunit 13 isoform X1, with protein sequence MEVKAKSEHLLALKVMRLTRPTLASPMVVTCDSTDLPGNTLNNELKTDCTALQGMEALAIGQFMVLPQSFGNIYLGEIFSSYLCVHNGSNQVVKNVTVKADLQTSTQVIPLSSNKLNGKELAPDSTVDEVIHHEVKEIGTHILVCEVSYTNYIGPPLSFRKYFKFQVVKPLDVKTKFYNAESDEVYLEAQIQNLTAGPICLEKVALESSHLFSVTTLNTNNEGNSIYGNINLLDTGCSRQYLYCLKPQSSLLKDPKMMQNATNIGKLDIVWRSNLGERGRLQTSQLQRMAPEYGDLRVIIKDIPLKAYLEEPVNCTCHIINTSERSMELLLSLESNNTIAWCGMSDTTIGTLKPGASMDISLCFLTLDTGIITISGLKLIDTFLKRVYDYDDLAQIFVNQLD encoded by the exons ATGGAAGTCAAAGCGAAGAGTGAACATTTGTTGGCCTTGAAAG TAATGAGATTGACACGGCCCACTCTGGCAAGTCCTATGGTTGTTACATGTGATTCCACAGATTTGCCAGGCAATACGTTAAACAATGAACTTAAAACCGATTGCACTGCATTGCAAGGCATGGAGGCACTTGCAATAGGTCAATTTATGGTATTGCCTCAAAGCTTTGG aaatatatatttaggaGAAATATTCTCCAGTTACCTATGTGTTCATAATGGCAGTAATCAAGTAGTAAAAAATGTTACTGTGAAA GCAGATTTACAAACAAGTACTCAAGTAATTCCACTCTCTAGTAATAAACTAAATGGGAAAGAATTAGCACCTGACAGTACAGTGGATGAAGTTATTCACCATGAGGTTAAGGAAATAGGTACCCATAT ATTAGTTTGTGAAGTGtcttatacaaattatataggACCCCCTCTGTCATTTAGAAAGTACTTCAAGTTTCAGGTGGTTAAACCACTGGATgtaaagacaaaattttataatgcagag tcAGATGAAGTATATCTCGAAGCACAAATACAGAATCTAACAGCTGGACCAATTTGTTTAGAAAAGGTAGCCCTTGAATCATCCCATTTATTTAGTG TGACTACATTAAATACAAACAATGAGGGAAACTCTATCTatggaaatataaatttattagatacAGGCTGTAGTAGACAGTATTTGTACTGTTTAAAGCCACAGTCAAGTTTGTTAAAAGATCCGAAAATGATGCAAAATGCAACAAATATTGGCAAATTGGATATTGTGTGGAGAAGCAATTTAGGAGAGAGAGGAAGGTTACAAACGAGTCAGTTGCAGAGAATG GCACCTGAGTATGGAGATCTGAGGGTTATTATAAAGGATATTCCTTTGAAAGCTTATCTTGAAGAACCAGTTAATTGCACATGccatataataaatacatc AGAAAGAAGTATGGAATTATTATTGAGCTTAGAATCGAATAATACCATAGCTTGGTGTGGGATGTCCGACACTACAATTGGCACTTTAAAACCTGGAGCTTCCATGGATATATCTCTTTGCTTTCTTACACTTGACACGGGCATAATC ACCATTTCCGGCTTAAAACTTATagacacatttttaaaaagagtCTATGACTATGATGATTTAGCACAAATTTTCGTTAATCAAttggattga
- the LOC105197846 gene encoding GPN-loop GTPase 2, with amino-acid sequence MSLIFGQLVIGPPGSGKTTYCNAMSKFLESIGRKVAVINIDPANENMEYTPAADICELIKHEEVMTHLKLGPNGALVYCMEFLETNIKWLITKILNLKDHYLIFDCPGQVELYTHHKSVSQIAEKLNQNLVRLCSVHLVDSHHCSDPGKYLSSLILCTTVMLQIGLPHVNIMTKFDEMKKFSDRLAFNIDFYTEVLDLKYLLEQLDENRFTAKYKKLNTALVSIIEDYSLVSFIPLDITNKALLLKVKNAVDKANGYVFGGNEPQDVQTLLACAIGTVSETERMSTLDEYL; translated from the exons ATGAGTTTAATTTTTGGTCAACTTGTTATCGGCCCACCTGGTAGTGGGAAAACAACTTATTGCAATGCAATGTCCAAATTTTTAGAATCCATTGGAAGAAAAGTGGCAGTTATTAATATTG ATCCTGCAAACGAAAACATGGAATATACTCCAGCAGCAGATATAtgtgaattaattaaacatGAAGAAGTCATGACGCACCTTAAACTTGGACCAAATGGAGCCTTAGTTTACTGCATGGAATTCTTAGAAACCAACATCAAATGgcttattacaaaaattttaaatttaaaagatcaCTACCTTATCTTTGATTGTCCTGGTCAA GTTGAGTTATACACGCATCATAAGTCAGTGAGTCAGATAGCGGAAAAATTAAACCAGAATTTAGTGAGATTATGCAGTGTGCATCTTGTGGATTCGCATCACTGTAGTGATCCTG gaAAATACCTGTCTTCTCTAATTCTTTGCACTACAGTGATGTTACAAATAGGTTTGCCTCATGTAAATATTATGACAAAGTTTGATGAAATGAAAAAGTTCAGCGATCGCTTAGcatttaatatagatttttacaCCGAAGTACTGGATTTAAAGTATCTTTTGGAACAACTGGATGAAAATCGCTTTACTGCAAA GTACAAAAAACTTAATACTGCACTAGTATCAATAATCGAAGACTATAGTCTTGTTAGTTTTATACCATTAGACATTACCAACAAAGCATTATTGCTAAAAGTAAAGAATGCAGTGGATAAGGCTAATGGATATGTTTTCGGTGGTAATGAGCCACAAGACGTACAAACGTTACTCGCGTGTGCGATAGGGACAGTTAGTGAAACTGAAAGAATGTCAACATTGGATGAATATTTATGA